In Vogesella indigofera, a single window of DNA contains:
- a CDS encoding ParA family protein, protein MRRVVFNQKGGVGKSTITVNLAAAAAAAGRRVLVVDLDPQGNSSHYLSGSTTPPPVSVAGLFHQMLNISMFEKPVTDFVTATAHPNLSLLASHPELAELMVKLEARYKMFKLRDALEQLDGHFDEIWIDTPPALNFYTRSALIAANRCLIPFDCDSFSRHALLGLIDSVGEIRADHNSGLSVEGIVVNQFQPRASLPQRLVQELRDAGLPVLDPPLSASVKIRESHERSLPMVYLDARHKLSQEFAALYQTLRRQ, encoded by the coding sequence ATGCGTCGCGTTGTATTCAATCAGAAGGGCGGAGTCGGCAAGTCGACCATCACCGTCAACCTCGCCGCCGCCGCCGCCGCCGCCGGGCGTCGCGTGCTGGTGGTCGATCTCGACCCGCAAGGCAACAGCAGCCACTACCTGAGCGGCAGCACCACGCCGCCGCCGGTATCGGTGGCCGGGCTGTTCCACCAGATGCTCAACATCAGCATGTTCGAAAAGCCGGTAACCGACTTCGTCACCGCCACCGCCCACCCCAACCTCAGCCTGCTGGCCTCGCACCCGGAGCTGGCCGAGCTGATGGTGAAGCTGGAAGCGCGCTACAAGATGTTCAAGCTGCGCGACGCGCTGGAACAGCTAGACGGCCACTTCGACGAGATCTGGATCGACACCCCGCCGGCACTGAACTTCTACACCCGCTCGGCGCTGATTGCGGCCAACCGCTGCCTGATCCCGTTCGACTGCGACAGCTTCTCGCGCCACGCGCTGCTTGGGCTGATCGACAGCGTCGGCGAGATCCGCGCCGACCACAACAGCGGCCTCAGCGTGGAAGGCATCGTCGTCAACCAGTTCCAGCCGCGCGCCAGCCTGCCGCAACGGCTGGTGCAGGAGCTGCGCGACGCCGGCCTGCCGGTGCTGGACCCGCCGCTGTCGGCGTCGGTGAAGATCCGCGAATCGCACGAGCGCAGCCTGCCGATGGTGTACCTCGATGCGCGCCACAAGCTGTCGCAGGAATTCGCCGCGCTGTACCAGACCCTGCGCCGCCAGTAG
- a CDS encoding surface-adhesin E family protein, whose translation MRLIFLAAASLLLAACATQPRPGSTKPVRPGTAKPLPAPVTVPNAEWQIIGVSPNGNILHEVDVLSIRREGALTVFRDRKTIFNPRKENFLNTPQHKYSLNQWEVNCTAKTFRLRSMALLDDGGRQLLSRSFSEAEIKPMPVVKQSAAFQQVEFVCQRSR comes from the coding sequence ATGCGATTGATTTTCCTTGCCGCCGCCAGCCTGCTGCTGGCCGCCTGCGCCACCCAGCCGCGCCCGGGCAGCACCAAGCCGGTACGGCCCGGCACCGCCAAACCGCTACCGGCACCGGTCACCGTGCCCAACGCCGAGTGGCAGATCATCGGCGTGTCGCCCAACGGCAATATCCTGCACGAGGTCGACGTGCTGAGCATCCGCCGCGAAGGCGCGCTGACGGTGTTCCGCGACCGCAAGACCATCTTCAATCCGCGCAAGGAAAACTTCCTCAACACGCCACAGCACAAGTATTCGCTGAACCAGTGGGAAGTGAACTGCACCGCCAAGACCTTCCGCCTGCGTAGCATGGCGCTGCTCGACGACGGCGGCCGCCAGCTGCTCAGCCGCAGCTTCAGCGAGGCAGAGATCAAGCCGATGCCGGTGGTGAAGCAGTCCGCCGCCTTCCAACAGGTGGAATTCGTCTGCCAGCGCAGCCGCTGA
- the recQ gene encoding DNA helicase RecQ has product MQHALSILQNTFGYPAFRGMQGDIIEHVADGGHALVLMPTGGGKSLCYQIPALLRDGVALVVSPLIALMQDQVAALQEAGVAAACLNSATAPDDAREIARMARSGELDLLYVAPERLLSPRFLDFLASLPRIALFAIDEAHCVSQWGHDFRPEYQQLGLLFQRWPQVPRIALTATADAETRADMLHFLQLQDARQFVTSFDRPNLFYQVVEKDSAKKQLLAFIEHDYPGASGIVYCLSRKRVDDTAQWLCDNGLRALPYHAGMSHAERDANQRAFLREDGIVMVATIAFGMGIDKPDVRFVAHIDLPKSPENFYQESGRAGRDGLPATSWLCYGLNDMVQLTQMIESGDSAEQQKQVELTKLDAMLGYCETASCRRQQILAYFGESSAPCGQCDNCQRPPATFDATVPVQKLLSCIYRVGQRFAASHVIDVLLGRANQSVTHFGHDKLSTFGIGRELNQKGWRSIIRQLVARKLLVVDIVRGQSLLLTDACRPLLKGQQQIALRPLADDKKRQSVHAERWLRTEREERLWQALRRWRKATADEHNVPAYAVFSDKSLQELVLQRPQTLAALKKIYGLGELKVARYGAALLALVRDGEA; this is encoded by the coding sequence ATGCAGCACGCGCTCTCGATACTTCAGAACACTTTCGGCTACCCGGCGTTCCGCGGCATGCAGGGCGACATCATTGAGCATGTCGCCGACGGCGGCCACGCGCTGGTGCTGATGCCCACCGGCGGCGGCAAAAGCCTGTGCTACCAGATCCCGGCCCTGCTGCGCGACGGCGTGGCGCTGGTGGTGTCGCCGCTGATCGCGCTGATGCAGGACCAAGTGGCGGCGCTGCAGGAAGCCGGCGTCGCCGCCGCCTGCCTCAATTCCGCCACCGCGCCGGACGACGCGCGCGAGATCGCCCGCATGGCGCGCAGCGGCGAGCTGGACCTGCTGTACGTGGCACCGGAGCGGCTGCTCAGCCCGCGCTTCCTCGATTTCCTGGCTAGCCTGCCGCGGATCGCGCTGTTTGCCATCGACGAGGCGCACTGCGTCAGCCAGTGGGGGCATGACTTCCGTCCCGAATACCAGCAGCTGGGGCTGCTGTTCCAACGTTGGCCGCAGGTGCCGCGCATCGCGCTGACCGCCACCGCCGACGCCGAGACCCGCGCCGACATGCTGCATTTCCTGCAATTGCAGGACGCGCGCCAGTTCGTCACCAGCTTCGACCGCCCGAACCTGTTCTACCAGGTGGTGGAAAAGGACAGCGCCAAGAAGCAGCTGCTGGCCTTCATCGAACACGACTACCCCGGCGCCTCCGGCATCGTCTACTGCCTGTCGCGCAAGCGGGTGGACGACACCGCGCAGTGGCTGTGCGACAACGGCCTGCGCGCGCTGCCTTACCACGCCGGCATGAGCCACGCCGAGCGCGACGCCAACCAGCGCGCCTTTTTGCGCGAGGACGGCATAGTGATGGTGGCGACCATCGCCTTCGGCATGGGCATCGACAAGCCGGACGTGCGCTTCGTCGCCCACATCGACCTGCCGAAAAGTCCGGAGAACTTCTACCAGGAGTCCGGCCGCGCCGGCCGCGACGGTCTGCCGGCCACCAGCTGGCTGTGCTACGGCCTCAACGACATGGTGCAGCTGACGCAGATGATCGAATCGGGCGACAGCGCGGAGCAGCAGAAGCAGGTGGAGCTGACCAAGCTCGACGCCATGCTCGGCTACTGCGAAACCGCCAGCTGCCGCCGCCAGCAGATCCTCGCCTACTTCGGCGAGTCGTCTGCACCGTGCGGCCAGTGCGACAACTGCCAGCGCCCGCCGGCCACCTTCGACGCCACGGTGCCGGTGCAGAAACTGCTGTCCTGCATCTATAGAGTGGGGCAGCGCTTCGCGGCCAGCCATGTCATCGACGTGCTGCTCGGCCGCGCCAACCAGAGCGTCACCCACTTCGGCCACGACAAGCTGTCCACCTTCGGCATCGGCCGCGAGCTGAACCAGAAGGGCTGGCGTTCCATCATCCGCCAGCTGGTGGCGCGCAAGCTGCTGGTGGTTGACATCGTGCGCGGCCAGTCGCTGCTGCTCACCGACGCCTGCCGGCCGTTGCTGAAGGGGCAGCAGCAGATCGCGCTGCGGCCGCTGGCCGACGACAAGAAGCGGCAGAGCGTGCACGCCGAGCGCTGGCTGCGCACCGAGCGCGAGGAGCGGCTGTGGCAGGCGCTGCGGCGCTGGCGCAAGGCCACCGCCGACGAGCACAACGTGCCGGCCTACGCGGTATTCTCCGACAAGAGCCTGCAGGAGCTGGTGCTGCAACGGCCGCAAACGTTGGCCGCACTGAAGAAGATTTACGGCCTCGGCGAGCTGAAGGTCGCCCGTTACGGCGCGGCCCTGCTGGCGTTGGTGCGCGACGGCGAGGCGTGA